The genomic region AACCAGTCTCCGTATCTGACGTAGAACGTTTCACCTTTTCTTGCTTTGATGTGGAACTCTCCTGCCAATCTCACCTGCGGAGGAATAGCATCTACTATTCTACCGTACTCGTCAACGAGACCCGTGATCCCGGTGTTCGCCACCTGAAGGAACTGTCTCCTCGTTTCAACGGCCCTGAACACTCCCTGGACGAAGTGATTCAACAGCGCCGCTTTATAGTGAAACCACCCATCGTTCGTCACAACGATGAGGAGTTCGCTCCCGTTTTTCACGAAAGCGCGTGATACCTCCGGAAAGTAACTTTCAAAACAGATCTGAACAGAGAGTGGGGGACTCTCCCCAACGTTGAAGACGGAAAAATTCCGTCCGGGCTCATAGTAGGACAATCCTCTCAAGAAACGGAAAACTCCAAAGACCTTTGGGTACGGCAGTTTCTCCACAAAGGGAAAGAGTTTCACCTTGGAATAGACCTTTCTGAATCTTCCATCTTCCAGAACGAAAACGCTGTTCTGGTTGTCTGCAGGAAATCCTATCACGAAGGTGTTCTCCTTCGAGAGCTCTCTTAATTTCTGTGAGTACCGCACGTCCTCCAGAAAGAACGCTTCAGGAGTGATCACAATACTTCCATGAAAGTTCTTTGTCATCGACTCGAAAAGCTCATGCATCTCTCCACTCGACACAGAATACTTCAAAGAAGTGGGAACATTTGGTTGGAGCGCAACCATCTCGAAAGAACCGCGTTCAGGAACGGGAAGAAGATGCACAACAGAAGAGTTCAGCAGATAGACGAAGAAAATCACAGGAAAGATGAGAAAGCCCTTTCTTTTCTTCAAGAACTCATAGAAGAGGACGTTCAGGAAAACTATCAAGAAAACGAGGCCCAGTGTTCCCGTGATGGAAGCGATCTGTATCAGCCCGGTGTGGTTGTAAAGCGCTTCTGAGATTCTTCCTCCGGTGAATCCGAGTTCTCCCACACCGCGGAGATACTCGAAGATAGTATAGACGGAGGCAAGGTAGAGAGTTTTCAAAACGATCGATCGCGGTGCAAAGTACGAGAGAAATCCAAAACCAAGAAATGGGACAGCTTCAATGATTCCCATCAGCACAAACACCACGATTCCAAGCCAGGAAGGGTATCTTCCAAAGACGAGGGGCATGTTTTCCGTCAGAGTTGGAAGCACCCAGAAAAAGGTCACCAGTATGTGGATGAAAAAGTAAACGAAAGAAAGAAGCGCCCTTTTCCACACACCCCTGCCTTCCATCGCGTACAGGAGTGGAA from Thermotoga sp. Mc24 harbors:
- the lnt gene encoding apolipoprotein N-acyltransferase, with protein sequence MVSLLLSVLSGLLTALSMPGFLSGALIWFSLIPLLYAMEGRGVWKRALLSFVYFFIHILVTFFWVLPTLTENMPLVFGRYPSWLGIVVFVLMGIIEAVPFLGFGFLSYFAPRSIVLKTLYLASVYTIFEYLRGVGELGFTGGRISEALYNHTGLIQIASITGTLGLVFLIVFLNVLFYEFLKKRKGFLIFPVIFFVYLLNSSVVHLLPVPERGSFEMVALQPNVPTSLKYSVSSGEMHELFESMTKNFHGSIVITPEAFFLEDVRYSQKLRELSKENTFVIGFPADNQNSVFVLEDGRFRKVYSKVKLFPFVEKLPYPKVFGVFRFLRGLSYYEPGRNFSVFNVGESPPLSVQICFESYFPEVSRAFVKNGSELLIVVTNDGWFHYKAALLNHFVQGVFRAVETRRQFLQVANTGITGLVDEYGRIVDAIPPQVRLAGEFHIKARKGETFYVRYGDWFFYLSVILAGVSVFISRLRGERDEGIGIRL